In Chryseobacterium turcicum, a single window of DNA contains:
- a CDS encoding heme-binding domain-containing protein encodes MKKILFIILVAFVIIQFFPIDKTNKPLNAGMDFLKIKNVSPEIAEMITTSCYDCHSDETKYPWYTSIAPASWWIKNHIDEGRKHLNFSTFATYEPKRQIHKMEECVEMLEKHEMPLESYYLGHQEAKLTDPQRKKLITYFKREIEETKFKTE; translated from the coding sequence ATGAAAAAAATACTATTTATAATTTTGGTTGCTTTTGTGATTATTCAGTTTTTTCCTATTGATAAAACCAACAAACCGCTGAATGCAGGAATGGATTTTTTAAAAATAAAAAACGTTAGTCCTGAAATAGCTGAGATGATTACCACATCATGCTACGACTGTCATTCTGATGAAACGAAATATCCTTGGTATACAAGTATTGCTCCGGCTTCGTGGTGGATAAAAAATCATATTGATGAAGGAAGAAAGCATCTTAATTTTTCTACATTTGCTACTTACGAACCCAAAAGGCAGATTCATAAAATGGAAGAATGTGTGGAAATGCTTGAAAAGCATGAAATGCCTTTAGAATCTTATTATTTGGGACATCAGGAAGCAAAATTAACAGACCCTCAAAGAAAAAAGTTGATTACTTATTTTAAAAGAGAGATTGAAGAAACAAAATTTAAAACTGAATAA
- a CDS encoding LemA family protein, whose amino-acid sequence MIALIIGGVLVIALLYGVSIYNRLVKLRNLVQEAWSSIDVMLKKRHDLIPNLVETVKGYATHERETLENVTKARNLAVSADSVEGKEAAEKNLNQAMMNLFAVAEQYPDLKANANFQQLQAELTSIESDIEKSRRYYNGTVRENNTLVESFPSNIVANMYKFEKSKFFELENIADREVPNVKF is encoded by the coding sequence ATGATCGCACTTATTATTGGTGGTGTTTTGGTTATTGCATTACTTTATGGGGTTTCCATTTACAATCGTCTTGTGAAATTGAGAAATCTTGTTCAGGAGGCTTGGAGCAGTATTGATGTAATGCTTAAGAAACGTCACGACTTAATCCCTAATTTGGTTGAAACCGTAAAAGGATACGCGACTCACGAGCGTGAAACTTTAGAAAATGTTACAAAAGCTAGAAATTTAGCAGTAAGTGCAGATTCTGTAGAAGGTAAAGAAGCAGCAGAAAAAAATCTGAATCAGGCGATGATGAATTTATTTGCGGTAGCAGAACAATACCCCGACTTGAAAGCGAATGCAAACTTCCAGCAATTACAAGCAGAGTTGACATCAATAGAAAGCGATATAGAAAAATCCAGAAGATATTACAACGGAACGGTGAGAGAAAACAATACTTTGGTAGAGTCTTTCCCAAGCAATATTGTCGCCAATATGTACAAATTTGAGAAGTCTAAATTCTTTGAGCTTGAAAACATTGCCGACAGAGAAGTTCCTAACGTAAAATTCTAA
- a CDS encoding YiiX/YebB-like N1pC/P60 family cysteine hydrolase, whose translation MKTILKNRIFLRLTFFFPILICFLSCKNSQNLGLKNGDLLFVTAKETGLSGAINNVTQKQKNASFDHIGILQKDKSGVFVLHAAPKGGSQKQNFNEFLKDQANDGQKVVVYRLKPQFQKNIPGAIEKANSMLGKPYNFNYILDENSYYCSDYIERAFRKDKIFTLEPMTFIDPKTGKINVFWEEFYAKKNLKVPEGELGCNPNGLAASEKIERIKEL comes from the coding sequence ATGAAAACAATCTTAAAAAATAGAATATTCTTACGGTTGACTTTCTTCTTTCCAATTTTGATTTGCTTCTTAAGTTGTAAAAATTCTCAGAATTTAGGTTTAAAAAATGGAGATTTATTATTTGTCACCGCTAAAGAAACTGGTTTGTCGGGAGCAATTAATAATGTCACTCAAAAGCAGAAAAATGCATCTTTTGATCATATCGGAATTTTACAGAAAGATAAAAGCGGCGTCTTTGTGCTGCATGCTGCTCCAAAAGGAGGTTCGCAAAAACAGAATTTTAATGAATTTCTAAAAGATCAAGCTAATGATGGGCAAAAAGTTGTTGTGTATCGATTAAAACCTCAGTTTCAGAAAAATATTCCTGGGGCGATTGAAAAAGCGAATTCAATGTTGGGGAAGCCGTATAATTTCAATTATATTTTAGATGAAAATTCCTATTACTGCTCAGATTATATCGAAAGAGCATTTAGAAAAGATAAAATCTTTACGCTAGAACCAATGACTTTCATTGATCCTAAAACAGGGAAGATAAACGTGTTTTGGGAAGAGTTTTATGCTAAAAAAAATCTTAAAGTTCCGGAAGGTGAATTGGGGTGCAATCCGAATGGTTTAGCCGCATCAGAAAAAATCGAGAGAATAAAAGAATTATAA
- a CDS encoding NIL domain-containing protein produces the protein MITPNAQALPKNVNLTRKELILEVELNGKMKFDHLLNAIYQQMGICYKVLSANVEYMNGNNFGSFQLYINATQEESQELEFFLNHNKLLNTTVEYTCRKYS, from the coding sequence ATGATTACACCCAACGCGCAGGCTTTGCCTAAAAATGTAAACCTTACCAGAAAAGAATTAATTCTTGAAGTAGAACTGAACGGGAAAATGAAATTTGATCATCTTTTAAATGCTATTTATCAGCAGATGGGGATTTGTTACAAAGTATTAAGCGCAAATGTGGAGTATATGAACGGAAACAATTTTGGCTCATTTCAATTGTACATCAATGCCACTCAGGAAGAATCTCAGGAACTGGAATTTTTTCTGAATCATAATAAACTTTTGAATACCACTGTAGAATATACCTGTAGAAAGTATTCATAG
- a CDS encoding DUF4290 domain-containing protein, with amino-acid sequence MEYNTQKTHLNMPEYGRIIQQLVERCKEVSDREERNEMAMAIIDFMGQRNPQLRDEENYKHKLWDHLYILANHSLDVDSPYPFPTKEQLEEKPKRMEYPKLQGDFKFYGKSILQLIEKAIELEPGDEKEALIEVIANNMKKSYNVYNKEHVTDDVIFRHLKELSANRLDLTNIESLDKSKIYYANNANRNNNNNNKNTNNRNQPAKRRFNNNNNNNNHNRR; translated from the coding sequence ATGGAATACAATACCCAAAAAACTCATCTCAATATGCCAGAATATGGCAGAATTATACAACAGTTGGTTGAGCGTTGCAAAGAAGTTTCAGATAGAGAAGAAAGAAACGAAATGGCAATGGCAATCATTGATTTTATGGGTCAGAGAAACCCACAGCTCCGCGACGAAGAAAATTATAAACATAAACTTTGGGATCATCTTTACATTCTTGCCAATCATAGCCTGGATGTAGATTCCCCATACCCTTTCCCTACAAAAGAACAGCTTGAAGAAAAGCCCAAAAGAATGGAATACCCGAAACTTCAGGGTGATTTTAAATTCTACGGGAAAAGTATTCTTCAGTTAATTGAAAAAGCAATCGAGCTAGAACCAGGCGACGAAAAAGAAGCCCTAATCGAGGTGATTGCCAACAATATGAAAAAGTCTTACAATGTTTACAATAAAGAACATGTAACCGATGATGTAATTTTCCGTCATTTGAAAGAACTTTCAGCAAACAGATTAGACCTTACTAATATTGAGAGCTTAGATAAAAGTAAAATTTACTACGCCAACAATGCTAACAGGAATAATAACAATAACAATAAAAACACTAACAACAGAAATCAACCCGCAAAAAGAAGATTTAACAATAATAACAACAACAATAATCACAACAGAAGATAA
- the der gene encoding ribosome biogenesis GTPase Der: MSNIVAIVGRPNVGKSTLFNRLLERREAIVDSTSGVTRDRHYGKSDWNGVDFTVIDTGGYDVNNDDVFQGEISKQVQLAIDEATSIIFMLNVEEGLTDTDHEIHEMLRRSNKPTYIVINKVDSAKEEIDATEFYQLGIDKYYTISSATGSGTGEILDDIVRDFPTTDYKDPFEGLPKITIAGRPNVGKSTMTNALLDTERNIVTDVAGTTRDSIQTLYNKFGHEFVLVDTAGMRRKSKVNEDLEFYSVMRSIRSIEYSDVVIIMVDATQGWESQDMNIFGLAQKNRKGIVIVINKWDLVEDKHTNTIRDFEKSIRDKIGQFSDIPILFVSALTKQRILKAVEMAMTVYEDRKKKIKTSKLNEIMLPIFESTPPPANKGKYIKIKYCVQLPTPSPQFVFFCNLPQYVKEPYKRFTENQLRKQFGFTGVPIEVYFRQK, translated from the coding sequence ATGTCAAATATTGTTGCTATTGTTGGGCGTCCCAACGTAGGAAAATCCACGTTATTTAATCGTTTATTAGAAAGAAGAGAGGCTATTGTAGACTCTACTTCAGGGGTAACCAGAGACCGTCATTACGGAAAATCTGACTGGAATGGTGTAGATTTTACTGTAATCGATACAGGAGGTTATGATGTAAATAACGATGACGTTTTTCAGGGTGAAATTTCTAAGCAGGTGCAGTTGGCAATTGATGAAGCTACATCAATTATCTTTATGCTGAATGTAGAAGAAGGTCTTACCGATACAGATCATGAGATTCATGAGATGTTGAGAAGATCAAATAAACCTACTTATATTGTTATTAATAAAGTAGACTCTGCAAAAGAGGAAATTGATGCTACAGAATTTTACCAGTTAGGAATCGATAAATATTATACTATTTCTTCTGCAACCGGATCAGGAACAGGAGAAATATTAGATGATATCGTAAGAGATTTCCCAACTACAGATTATAAAGATCCTTTTGAAGGGTTGCCAAAAATCACCATTGCAGGTCGTCCAAACGTAGGGAAATCTACGATGACTAATGCGTTGCTTGATACGGAAAGAAATATTGTAACTGATGTTGCAGGAACGACGAGAGACAGTATTCAGACGTTGTATAATAAATTCGGACACGAGTTTGTGTTGGTAGATACAGCGGGTATGCGTCGTAAATCTAAAGTAAACGAAGATTTAGAATTCTATTCTGTAATGAGATCTATTCGTTCAATCGAATATTCTGATGTAGTTATCATCATGGTTGATGCTACTCAAGGATGGGAATCTCAGGACATGAATATTTTCGGTTTGGCTCAGAAAAACAGAAAAGGTATTGTAATTGTAATCAATAAATGGGATTTGGTGGAAGATAAGCATACCAATACAATTAGAGATTTCGAAAAATCAATCAGAGATAAAATCGGGCAGTTCAGTGATATTCCAATTTTGTTTGTTTCGGCATTAACGAAGCAGAGAATTTTGAAAGCTGTAGAAATGGCAATGACTGTTTACGAAGACCGTAAGAAGAAAATTAAAACGTCTAAGTTAAACGAAATTATGCTACCGATTTTCGAATCAACTCCACCGCCGGCAAACAAAGGAAAGTATATCAAAATCAAATATTGTGTGCAGCTTCCAACGCCGTCACCACAGTTTGTGTTTTTCTGTAATTTACCGCAATACGTAAAAGAACCATACAAAAGATTTACTGAAAATCAATTGAGAAAACAATTCGGATTTACCGGAGTTCCAATTGAAGTATATTTCAGACAGAAATAA
- a CDS encoding DUF2207 domain-containing protein: MKKIFAFLFLIFFSLGFAQEAEGAVAVGEESNGFVSGSERILSFHADINVDKNSALNITENIKVHSLGQEIKRGIFRTLPVVRNLNNHTQKVKYNIISVKKNGVDEDYHEEIEDGFLKIYIGNKDIILSPGDYDYEIKYTTEKQIGFFEKYDELYWNVNGTEWDFPVDSISATVNLPQGAGIIQNSCYKGVYGSNSQDCLAKILSEHSIEWSAKDLGSGEGLTIAVGFKKGIMVPPPPPTFLEKFGVLIAGIIIFLGLLFYYYSTWKKYGIDPETPTVYPQFNSPDDLSPASLGYIHSESFKNKYLTASLVNLAIKGYVQIVENEDSGIFGLFKSKQFTVKKLKNANQDLPKEEINLMNSLFSNISDSIKFDGKYDSKIEQTVRSFQSALKFQHDKMLNEGNNSKKLIVPILVILGVYFLGLFISFTIFPEFEKVFLGIFLLVVLTIAFVVAIVLFKFFPGLFKIFLIFPVIAFVLLGMLIYKGSDFTIDNNFNVCYIFIVLGFMSLVIYQFLIQRPSEEKLRKKSLIEGFKMYMGAAENQQIKFHNPPEMTPQSFEKLLPFSMVLGVDEIWGKKFDDLLKKMSYEYQSNWYVGSSMNHFAMASVLNSSLTQSIQSSATQPSSSGSSSGSGSGGGGFSGGGGGGGGGGGW; encoded by the coding sequence ATGAAAAAGATTTTCGCTTTTCTTTTTCTTATTTTCTTTTCACTGGGCTTTGCACAGGAAGCAGAAGGTGCTGTAGCTGTTGGTGAAGAATCGAACGGTTTTGTGAGCGGTTCCGAAAGGATTTTGTCTTTTCATGCAGATATTAATGTTGACAAAAACTCAGCATTGAATATTACGGAGAACATAAAAGTGCATAGTCTCGGGCAAGAAATTAAACGTGGGATTTTTCGTACCCTTCCTGTGGTGAGAAATCTCAATAATCATACTCAAAAAGTAAAATACAATATCATTTCTGTAAAGAAAAATGGTGTTGATGAAGATTATCACGAGGAAATTGAAGATGGTTTTCTTAAAATTTATATAGGAAATAAAGATATTATCCTATCTCCGGGAGATTATGATTACGAAATAAAATATACTACAGAAAAGCAAATCGGCTTTTTTGAAAAATATGACGAACTGTATTGGAACGTCAATGGAACAGAATGGGATTTTCCGGTTGACAGTATTTCTGCTACGGTAAATCTTCCGCAAGGAGCCGGAATTATTCAGAATTCTTGTTATAAAGGTGTTTATGGAAGTAACTCTCAGGATTGTTTGGCTAAAATTCTTTCAGAGCATTCGATAGAGTGGAGTGCGAAAGATTTAGGTTCAGGTGAAGGTTTGACAATTGCGGTTGGTTTTAAAAAAGGGATTATGGTTCCGCCACCACCGCCTACATTTCTGGAAAAATTCGGAGTTTTAATTGCCGGAATTATCATCTTTTTAGGATTGTTATTTTATTATTACTCGACGTGGAAAAAATACGGAATCGACCCTGAAACTCCTACAGTGTATCCGCAGTTTAACTCGCCAGATGATTTGTCGCCGGCTTCGTTAGGGTATATTCACAGTGAAAGTTTTAAAAATAAATATCTCACAGCTTCTTTGGTCAATTTGGCGATAAAAGGATACGTGCAGATTGTTGAAAATGAAGATTCCGGAATTTTCGGTTTGTTTAAATCGAAACAGTTTACCGTTAAAAAACTAAAAAATGCAAATCAGGATTTGCCAAAAGAGGAAATTAACCTGATGAACAGCTTATTTTCTAATATTTCAGACAGCATAAAATTTGACGGAAAATATGATTCTAAAATCGAACAGACGGTTCGAAGTTTTCAATCAGCCTTGAAATTTCAGCATGATAAAATGTTAAACGAAGGTAATAATTCTAAAAAACTGATTGTACCCATCTTAGTCATTTTAGGAGTCTATTTTCTTGGTCTTTTTATAAGTTTTACAATCTTTCCAGAATTTGAAAAAGTATTTTTAGGAATTTTCCTTCTTGTTGTTTTAACGATAGCCTTTGTGGTTGCGATTGTTTTGTTTAAATTTTTTCCAGGTTTATTTAAGATTTTCCTGATTTTTCCGGTCATTGCCTTCGTGCTTTTAGGAATGCTTATTTATAAAGGAAGTGATTTTACGATTGACAATAATTTTAATGTTTGTTATATTTTTATTGTCTTAGGTTTTATGTCGCTGGTTATTTATCAGTTTTTAATTCAGCGTCCATCAGAAGAAAAGCTGAGGAAAAAATCTTTGATTGAAGGATTCAAAATGTACATGGGAGCTGCCGAAAATCAACAAATCAAATTTCACAATCCACCAGAAATGACACCACAGTCTTTCGAGAAATTATTGCCTTTTTCAATGGTTTTGGGAGTTGATGAAATTTGGGGCAAGAAATTCGATGATTTGCTCAAAAAAATGTCTTACGAATATCAAAGCAATTGGTATGTTGGTTCATCAATGAATCATTTTGCGATGGCAAGTGTACTTAATTCCAGCTTAACACAATCAATACAGTCTTCAGCGACACAACCTTCAAGCTCTGGAAGCAGTTCTGGCTCCGGATCTGGCGGTGGTGGATTTTCCGGCGGCGGTGGTGGTGGTGGTGGTGGCGGCGGTTGGTAA
- the murA gene encoding UDP-N-acetylglucosamine 1-carboxyvinyltransferase: MSGTFQIRGGKRLHGEITPQGAKNEALQILCAVLLTDEEVRIKNIPDIHDVNRLIEILGDFGVKVTKNAHGDYTFKADNVNFDYIKSNEFKKDGAKLRGSIMLMGPMLARYGEAYMPTPGGDKIGRRRLDTHFQGLVELGAEFNYDDEECFYSLKAKELNGKFILLEEASVTGTANIVMAAALAKGKTRIYNAACEPYLQQLCKMLNRMGANISGIGSNLLTIEGVTHLNGTEHTMLPDMVEIGSWIGLAAMTKSEITIKNVNWNQLGVIPNTFRKLGIQLEQSGDDIYIPSQEHYKIQKFIDGSILTVSDAPWPGFTPDLLSIILVVATQAKGSLLVHQKMFESRLFFVDKLIDMGAQIILCDPHRATVIGLNQESPLRGTTMVSPDIRAGNALLIAALSAEGKSIIHNIEQIDRGYENIDGRLKAIGADIERI; this comes from the coding sequence ATGAGTGGAACATTTCAAATAAGAGGAGGAAAAAGGCTGCATGGAGAAATTACTCCACAAGGGGCAAAAAATGAAGCGCTTCAAATTTTATGTGCAGTTTTGCTAACGGATGAAGAGGTAAGAATTAAAAATATTCCAGACATCCACGATGTCAACAGACTGATTGAGATTTTGGGCGACTTCGGTGTAAAAGTGACCAAAAACGCTCATGGCGATTATACTTTCAAGGCAGACAATGTCAATTTTGATTATATTAAATCTAACGAATTTAAAAAAGACGGTGCTAAACTAAGAGGCTCAATCATGTTGATGGGACCGATGTTGGCTCGTTACGGTGAAGCGTATATGCCGACTCCGGGAGGTGACAAAATCGGAAGAAGAAGATTAGACACTCACTTTCAGGGTTTAGTAGAACTTGGGGCAGAATTTAATTATGATGACGAAGAGTGCTTCTATTCATTAAAAGCAAAAGAGCTGAACGGAAAATTTATCCTTTTGGAAGAAGCTTCTGTAACCGGAACCGCAAACATTGTAATGGCTGCAGCTTTAGCAAAAGGTAAAACCAGAATCTACAACGCAGCTTGCGAACCTTACTTACAGCAACTTTGCAAAATGCTTAACAGAATGGGGGCTAATATTTCAGGAATCGGTTCAAATTTATTAACGATTGAAGGAGTAACTCATCTAAACGGAACTGAGCACACTATGCTTCCGGATATGGTAGAAATAGGTTCTTGGATTGGGCTTGCTGCCATGACAAAATCTGAAATCACCATTAAAAATGTAAACTGGAATCAACTAGGTGTTATTCCAAACACATTCAGAAAGTTGGGGATTCAACTAGAACAAAGCGGTGACGACATTTACATTCCTTCTCAGGAACATTATAAAATCCAAAAATTCATCGACGGGTCTATTCTTACGGTTTCAGATGCACCTTGGCCAGGATTTACACCAGATTTGCTTTCAATTATTTTGGTTGTCGCTACTCAGGCAAAAGGAAGTCTTTTGGTACATCAAAAAATGTTTGAATCGAGACTATTCTTTGTTGATAAATTAATAGACATGGGCGCACAAATTATTTTATGTGATCCGCACAGAGCAACCGTTATCGGTTTAAACCAAGAATCTCCACTTCGTGGGACGACAATGGTTTCTCCAGACATCAGAGCAGGAAATGCACTTTTAATTGCAGCACTTTCAGCAGAAGGAAAATCAATCATCCACAATATTGAACAAATCGACCGTGGTTATGAAAATATCGACGGAAGATTGAAAGCTATTGGTGCAGATATTGAGAGAATTTAA
- a CDS encoding thiol-disulfide oxidoreductase DCC family protein, whose amino-acid sequence MQEIWEQKHIVFFDGECGVCNFWVQWILERDKKNQFMFASLQSDFGQKFLSERKLETKQFNTLYLWKPHQYYLVKSKAVLKIASLLGGIYKTLVIGKLIPTFISDKVYDKISENRMKLSAQKCFLPDQQQKKKFIEV is encoded by the coding sequence ATGCAAGAAATCTGGGAACAAAAACATATTGTATTTTTTGACGGTGAATGCGGTGTTTGTAATTTTTGGGTACAATGGATTTTGGAAAGAGATAAAAAAAACCAATTTATGTTTGCTTCTCTGCAATCAGATTTTGGCCAAAAGTTTTTATCCGAAAGAAAACTAGAAACTAAACAATTTAATACACTTTATCTTTGGAAACCTCATCAATACTATCTTGTAAAATCTAAAGCCGTTTTAAAAATCGCCAGTCTCTTAGGAGGAATTTATAAAACGTTGGTTATTGGTAAATTAATTCCCACATTTATAAGTGATAAAGTTTACGATAAAATCTCTGAAAACAGAATGAAACTTTCCGCTCAAAAGTGCTTCCTACCCGACCAACAACAAAAAAAGAAATTTATAGAAGTCTGA
- the upp gene encoding uracil phosphoribosyltransferase gives MTVILSQQFSLVNTWINELRNVEIQHDRMRFRRNMERIGEIAAFEISKSLEQVEVEIQTPLDKITVKEIAVQPVITTILRAGVPLFEGILNYLDKADCGFVAAYRKHDANDYFSIKQDYLTCPSIDGRPLIVADPMLATGASLIEAIKDLLTNGTPTQLHIVAAIASRQGVETIEKAYPDAKIWVGAIDEDLTSKGYITPGLGDAGDLSYGEKLQR, from the coding sequence ATGACAGTAATACTTTCACAACAATTTTCTTTAGTTAATACCTGGATCAACGAACTTCGAAATGTAGAAATTCAGCATGACCGAATGAGATTCCGTAGAAATATGGAAAGAATCGGTGAAATCGCAGCATTTGAAATCAGCAAAAGTTTAGAGCAGGTAGAAGTTGAAATTCAGACACCTTTAGATAAGATTACAGTAAAAGAAATTGCTGTTCAACCCGTAATTACTACAATTTTGAGAGCAGGAGTTCCTTTATTTGAAGGGATTTTAAATTATTTAGACAAAGCAGATTGTGGTTTTGTAGCTGCATATAGAAAACACGATGCCAACGATTATTTTTCAATCAAACAAGATTATTTAACCTGTCCTAGTATCGATGGAAGACCTTTAATCGTTGCAGATCCTATGTTGGCAACCGGAGCTTCTTTAATTGAAGCAATCAAAGATTTGCTGACTAATGGTACGCCAACTCAACTTCACATCGTTGCAGCAATTGCCTCAAGACAAGGAGTAGAAACTATTGAAAAAGCTTATCCCGATGCAAAAATATGGGTCGGAGCAATTGATGAAGATTTAACTTCCAAAGGGTATATTACGCCAGGTTTAGGTGATGCCGGAGATTTAAGTTATGGAGAAAAACTTCAGAGATAA